A segment of the Panicum hallii strain FIL2 chromosome 1, PHallii_v3.1, whole genome shotgun sequence genome:
AGACAGTAGCTTAAATTTCCCTGCCTTTATCTTCTGTTTTCTTCCTTTGTTTCCAGCATATAGCAATTCGTAGTTATTTGCCATCAGCATGGGAACTAGCAAGCCCCTGTTTATTTTTTTttgtgaaaaaaaaaacagatctTAAGCCAGCTCCTGTTAGCTGCGTACTAATTTGTACCTTTCTTGCACCTCGAGGGATTTGCCCTTTTTCTAATAAATACATTTCATCGACGTACTGTACTACTTTAGGATGTGCTGCTTGTTATTATACAAAGGCATCCTCTACCGCTAGGAGTAGTTCATCTTGACACAGCGCTTCTAAATAAAGACATATTAGAACAGTAAATAGCATACATGCAAATTTTGAGGGTGTACATAGAAAACTATAGACAAATTTTGCTATATCAGTTAACCTGTTGTGGTCCTGAATAGTGCATACAGTCAATTAAAGATTTATTGGTACTTAAGAATTTTTGTGCTCATATGTTGTATATTGATTCTTGATCTCTGGTAGTATCTGGTTAATGTCAAAATGTCAAATTGTGGAAGACTCCTATATTGCTATTCAGCAAGCATAAACTACAAAACAACTGCAACAATCAGTGCTAATGGTTGTTATCTGCAACTGCAACAGGAGGGCACATCAACCCGGCAGTGACATTCGGGCTGTTCTTGGCCAGGAAGCTGTCCCTGACTAGGGCCATCTTCTACATAGTCATGCAATGCCTCGGTGCTATCTGTGGAGCTGGAGTGGTGAAGGGCTTCCAGCAGGGACTTTACATGGGCAACGGTGGTGGTGCCAACGTTGTCGCCCCCGGCTACACCAAGGGATCAGGCCTTGGTGCTGAGATCATTGGCACCTTCGTCCTGGTCTACACCGTCTTCTCGGCCACTGATGCCAAGAGGAACGCCAGGGACTCCCATGTTCCTGTAAGTACCGCTGCTCCTTCATTTCCCAAGTTTGTTCAATTGTTGAGTTCTTCATCAATCAGTTTTGCTTATTCATATATGTAATTTAGTCAATATTTGCTACTACAATCTAATTTGATGGTTGTGATTTGTGTTCTGAATTTCTGGTGTTCAACTTAATGTACCTCATATGTTATGCATGTACTGATGAAATGAGCTCCTTAAGTATTTACTGATGCACTCTAGGTCTTATGTATTTATAACTGGCATTTAGCTGATTCCTTCATCTAATGTTTTTCAACTAATTGAAAGTATATGCATACTCTTCATTACATACTTTTCATGTTTTGTCCTAATACTTACCATGAAATCCTTGTTTGGTGAAAACAGATCCTTGCTCCACTGCCAATTGGGTTTGCTGTGTTCCTGGTCCACCTTGCCACCATCCCCATTACTGGCACTGGCATCAACCCAGCTAGGAGCCTTGGCGCTGCCATCATCTACAACAGGGAGCACGCCTGGAGCCACCATGTGAGTGGAACCCCTCTTCAGTCCTCTCTCTCACCCACTTCCCATTCCCAGCTGTTTGGTACCACTCGCAGAGAAAAAGGCTCCATCCGTTCCAAGTATCAGACATGCAACCACCGTCTTTCCATTGTGCAACAAATGTAGTGGCATGATCTGGAAAGTCTGATCTAATTCTAACTAGGTGCTATGTTTATTTTCATCTCACTGATGGAGATATTTTTTGTGGGCAAACTACCGGTAATCATGCACTCACCAAACTCAAATGATGCAGACGCAGTGGCATGCCATTGACAGGCATGGCCTGCTATAACTATATAGCTCTGGCCTCTGTGTTAATCTTATCACAGAGGCTTGTCTCAATCTATGTAGCTGGCATGTTATTTGTCTAGGGCTCTAGGCTATGTATGGGATATGATATCATCCCTGTCCTAGTGTCCTTTCCTTTGTTAACGTACCGAAGAGTTGGTCTAACCTTTTTCATGTTCCTATCGTCGTTGTTTGCAGTGGATCTTCTGGGT
Coding sequences within it:
- the LOC112878531 gene encoding aquaporin PIP1-2 translates to MEGKEEDVRLGANKFSERQPIGTAAQGAGDDKDYKEPPPAPLFEPGELKSWSFYRAGIAEFVATFLFLYITILTVMGVSKSTSKCATVGIQGIAWSFGGMIFALVYCTAGISGGHINPAVTFGLFLARKLSLTRAIFYIVMQCLGAICGAGVVKGFQQGLYMGNGGGANVVAPGYTKGSGLGAEIIGTFVLVYTVFSATDAKRNARDSHVPILAPLPIGFAVFLVHLATIPITGTGINPARSLGAAIIYNREHAWSHHWIFWVGPFIGAALAAIYHQVIIRAIPFKSRS